Proteins encoded together in one Bactrocera neohumeralis isolate Rockhampton chromosome 4, APGP_CSIRO_Bneo_wtdbg2-racon-allhic-juicebox.fasta_v2, whole genome shotgun sequence window:
- the LOC126754860 gene encoding uncharacterized protein DDB_G0286299: MPIQLDKILADIAEEKVLHPNYPPAGKKEIDDAWARVGKNNKLSVHEARSIFKVLQKKYEQEKTKRTPSWKLFDLMEQIHQPIQEEDPKQDDDGMVSMEEDEEYEMLEVQEEEETAAQGKNTAATSDGESPSKSIKSSGSTESTPEKEEKPLLKLQTKLTAANQSKSSSPAAEEKKVLNSLAHSSRPASNTTSNSTPTSNASAAATAAALHKKGITMKKTSSSAAAGNTYSGTPRVGQSSSNSGQQKNSTIRVAGQVLGVGESIPLPESIKRKLVETQPGSQPAKKPNNNHSIATASTVQTTTNARSTSTANSANPSASLQESSLSLNNDSTINIKQEPNDDVNQPTGINLITITGNPRVELTNGGGGGPSSSTAATVASTSTNGYSPRLEEIDFRNDIIFDSGNGAINGAVAGAVNHPNHTNATGGIINLGNFDNSLPPTFFKNLCNSSRHEALGLYVANVMNRLRPRSAQKLELGILRAIIDVQSDELEQ; encoded by the exons ATGCCCATTCAGCTCGATAAAATATTGGCAGATATAGCCGAGGAAAAAGTATTACATCCCAATTATCCGCCAGCAGGCAAAAAAGAAATAGACGATGCTTGGGCGCGCGtaggcaaaaataataaattgtccG TGCATGAGGCTCGATCGATATTTAAAGTACTCCAAAAGAAATACGAGCAAGAGAAAACCAAACGCACTCCATCATGGAAACTATTTGATCTAATGGAGCAAATTCATCAGCCTATTCAAGAAGAAGACCCAAAGCAGGACGA tgaTGGTATGGTGTCTATGGAGGAAGATGAAGAATATGAGATGTTAGAAGTacaggaagaagaagaaacagccGCACAAGGAAAAAATACAGCAGCTACATCAGATGGTGAAAGTCCATCGAAATCTATAAAATCTAGTGGATCTACTGAATCAACCCCCGAAAAGGAGGAAAAGCCTTTGCTTAAactacaaacaaaattaaccgCCGCTAACCAGAGCAAATCCTCATCACCAGCAGCAGAGGAAAAGAAGGTGTTGAATTCCCTAGCCCACTCATCGCGTCCAGCTTCTAATACAACATCTAATTCCACGCCTACATCCAACGCATCGGCCGCTGCTACTGCCGCTGCATTGCATAAGAAGGGAATAACCATGAAGAAAACATCATCAAGTGCAGCAGCTGGAAATACTTACAGTGGTACGCCCCGGGTAGGTCAGTCATCAAGTAACAGcggtcagcagaaaaattcGACTATACGAGTAGCGGGTCAAGTATTGGGTGTCGGCGAGAGTATACCATTGCCTGAATCAATTAAACGTAAATTAGTGGAAACACAGCCAGGATCCCAACCTGCTAAAAAACCAAATAACAATCACTCAATTGCGACAGCTTCAACAGTCcagacaacaacaaatgctCGAAGTACATCGACTGCTAACAGTGCTAATCCTAGCGCATCTCTTCAAGAGAGCTCTCTTTCTTTAAATAATGATTCAACCATTAATATCAAACAGGAGCCAAATGATGACGTTAATCAACCAACGggtataaatttaattacaataacagGGAATCCTCGAGTTGAGTTAACGaacggtggtggtggtggtccATCTTCTTCAACAGCCGCTACAGTAGCTTCCACATCAACGAATGGATATTCACCACGACTTGAAGAGATAGACTTTCGTAATGACATTATATTCGACTCTGGCAATGGTGCCATTAATGGCGCTGTGGCTGGAGCAGTTAATCATCCAAATCATACAAACGCGACAGGTGGTATCATTAATTTAGGAAATTTTGACAATTCACTGCCGCCGACTTTCTTCAAAAATCTTTGTAATTCATCACGACATGAAGCATTAGGTCTTTACGTTGCAAACGTTATGAATCGTTTACGACCGCGATCGGCTCAAAAATTAGAGTTGGGCATACTACGCGCAATAATTGATGTCCAAAGCGATGAATTGGAACAATAA
- the LOC126754864 gene encoding putative N(4)-(beta-N-acetylglucosaminyl)-L-asparaginase GD10667 yields MQSNNILYPGILLSFLALITAASESPTPITKNRSLPLVINTWEFTQANTAAWFILNQEPGGNALDALIEGCATCERLQCDGTVGYGGSPDENGETTLDAMVMDGSNMNIGAVAGLKQIKDAISVARHVLEHTKHTLLVGDAASNFAEKMGFRRETLATNNSIDIWKTWRQNSCQPNYWLNVYPDPTKNCGPYKPISFDVLTNEDVYRYEYQIGRWNHDTIGMIVIDKSGQIYAGTSTNGAKHKIPGRVGDSPIPGAGAYADNEIGAAVATGDGDIMMRFLPALVAVEGLRAGRTPTAAAETAMQRIKRYYPDFSGGLVVVDRFGNYGAACVGMLKFPYSIVSGDATQKTRVEYKYCKTGPTFL; encoded by the coding sequence ATGCAAAGCAATAACATTTTATACCCTGGTATACTTTTGAGCTTTCTTGCACTTATAACTGCAGCTTCTGAAAGTCCAACCCCGATAACTAAAAACAGGTCTTTACCGCTTGTTATCAATACATGGGAGTTCACCCAAGCTAATACAGCAGCTTGGTTCATACTGAATCAAGAACCAGGTGGTAATGCTTTAGATGCGCTTATCGAAGGCTGTGCCACTTGTGAACGCCTACAATGTGACGGCACTGTCGGCTATGGTGGCTCGCCGGATGAAAATGGAGAAACTACACTGGATGCTATGGTTATGGATGGCAGCAATATGAACATTGGAGCAGTTGCTGGCCTAAAACAAATAAAGGATGCTATAAGTGTAGCACGGCATGTACTGGAGCATACAAAGCACACTTTGTTGGTTGGTGATGCAGCAAGTAACTTTGCTGAGAAAATGGGTTTTCGACGAGAAACACTTGCCACGAACAATTCAATCGATATATGGAAAACATGGCGTCAAAATAGTTGTCAACCCAACTACTGGTTAAACGTATATCCGGACCCTACCAAAAATTGTGGTCCATACAAACCAATCTCTTTCGATGTTTTGACCAATGAAGACGTTTATCGCTATGAATACCAAATTGGACGCTGGAATCATGACACAATTGGCATGATTGTCATTGATAAAAGTGGTCAAATATATGCAGGAACATCTACTAATGGTGCCAAACATAAAATACCTGGACGTGTTGGAGACTCTCCCATACCCGGTGCAGGTGCTTATGCAGATAATGAAATCGGTGCAGCTGTAGCTACAGGTGATGGTGATATAATGATGCGGTTTTTGCCAGCGTTGGTGGCGGTAGAAGGATTACGTGCGGGTAGGACGcccacagcagcagcagaaaCTGCAATGCAACGAATCAAACGTTACTATCCAGATTTCAGTGGAGGTTTGGTTGTAGTTGACCGGTTTGGAAACTATGGTGCTGCTTGCGTAGGGATGTTAAAATTCCCATACTCAATTGTGAGTGGTGATGCGACGCAAAAGACAAGAGTAGAATATAAGTATTGTAAAACTGGTCCAACATTTTTGTGA
- the LOC126754872 gene encoding RWD domain-containing protein 2A, producing MDADQPTLQLDQLNERELYVQCITKQLEEVDLLSSIYCTPGEMHILDASVISDFNDFLKTPTVVPTNVLKAHLDYIITVSVLHGKSKEKVDIRIELPNLYPLLENAIVTIFSTLLGKAKEQHLKREIEKYINTMDKSECYVFQVVSWLQDELNDLITRDAGEFELKKQVAADENESALECERLWIYSHHIKSKKKRQEIQRVARNMDLSGFSRPGKPGIICVEGLRAHTQEFWRIIKAMHWQHITICKSELWQGKLEQRRRFDGFKEQLFCDDLDNEEGVMNMALFIKYLETHKSGYMKKELFGLE from the coding sequence atGGACGCCGATCAGCCAACATTACAACTCGACCAATTGAACGAACGCGAGCTATATGTACAATGTATTACGAAGCAACTGGAGGAGGTCGACTTGCTCTCATCGATCTACTGTACGCCCGGCGAAATGCATATACTCGATGCGAGCGTCATCAGCGACTTCAATGATTTTCTCAAGACGCCCACTGTCGTGCCCACCAACGTGTTAAAGGCACATTTGGATTATATAATTACTGTGAGCGTACTGCATGGCAAGTCCAAGGAGAAAGTGGATATACGCATTGAATTGCCGAATCTCTATCCGCTGCTGGAGAATGCGATTGTAACGATATTTAGCACGCTTTTGGGCAAAGCTAAAGAACAGCATTTAAAGCGTGAAATTGAAAAGTACATAAACACAATGGATAAGAGTGAATGCTATGTATTTCAGGTGGTATCCTGGTTACAGGATGAACTGAATGACCTAATCACGCGTGATGCTGGCGAATTCGAGTTGAAAAAGCAGGTGGCGGCCGATGAAAATGAGAGCGCATTGGAATGTGAGCGCCTATGGATTTACTCGCATCACATTAAATCGAAGAAAAAGCGGCAAGAGATTCAAAGAGTGGCACGCAATATGGACTTGAGTGGATTTTCGCGTCCCGGCAAGCCGGGCATTATATGCGTCGAGGGCTTGCGTGCGCACACCCAGGAGTTTTGGCGCATAATTAAAGCTATGCACTGGCAGCACATCACTATTTGCAAGAGCGAACTGTGGCAGGGTAAATTGGAGCAGCGGCGGCGTTTCGATGGTTTCAAAGAGCAACTCTTCTGCGACGATCTGGATAATGAGGAGGGTGTAATGAATATGGCGCTATTTATAAAGTATTTGGAAACGCACAAATCGGGTTATATGAAGAAAGAGCTCTTCGGTTTGGAGTAG